One window of Magallana gigas chromosome 2, xbMagGiga1.1, whole genome shotgun sequence genomic DNA carries:
- the LOC117681315 gene encoding carbohydrate sulfotransferase 1-like isoform X2 — MRSGSSFCGDVLQASDDVFYLFEPLRNVQFHFRNSSAFDYLDDKKRSYTNFLDFAAIFLNDIFRCNFENLPLIFFSDRFLNKGHKSKEFVACMNKRTATNTSEIAAIRQCTPVMKRSCLTSKHIIIKTIRIPLTTLVPLAELFPNLRIVHLLRDPRATLYSQSFFGMVNKDTSQEYATMFCRRVYDDLTTAKHTSSLQSSRYFSISYEHLAKYSLETTKNLYNFLEIDFNASVVSRLENLTKAEKTCDESVLCTKSFNSSAEADEWRLSIPYSFVHTVDSVCHMLYSIVGLQSIPDEYHLRNLSFSLKRKNIHDLGDFRYV, encoded by the exons ATGAGGAGTGGGTCGTCGTTTTGTGGGGATGTATTGCAAGCCAGCGATGACGTCTTCTATCTATTTGAACCACTGAGGAatgttcaatttcattttagaaATAGCAGTGCTTTTGATTACCTTGACGACAAAAAGag gTCATACAcaaattttcttgattttgcagcaatatttctGAATGATATATTTAGATGTAATTTCGAAAATCTGCCTCTCATTTTCTTCTCTGATCGGTTTTTGAACAAAGGGCATAAATCAAAGGAATTTGTTGCATGCATGAATAAAAGAACTGCAACCAATACCAGTGAAATTGCAGCAATAAGGCAATGTACCCCGGTGATGAAACGTAGCTGTCTGACCTCCAAACAcataattatcaaaacaatACGCATTCCTTTGACAACTTTGGTTCCTCTTGCAGAATTATTTCCAAACTTAAGGATAGTTCATCTCTTACGAGATCCACGAGCGACATTATATTCTCAGTCTTTCTTCGGTATGGTGAATAAGGATACCTCTCAAGAATATGCCACGATGTTTTGCCGTCGAGTATACGATGATCTTACTACAGCGAAACACACTTCATCATTACAGTCAAGtcgttatttttcaatttcGTACGAACATTTGGCCAAATATTCGCTCGAGACGACCAAAAATCTTTacaattttcttgaaattgatTTCAACGCCAGTGTAGTATCACGACTAGAGAACTTAACAAAGGCAGAGAAAACTTGTGACGAATCAGTACTGTGTACAAAGTCCTTCAATTCCAGTGCAGAAGCCGATGAATGGCGTCTCTCTATTCCATACAGCTTTGTTCATACAGTGGACAGTGTTTGTCACATGTTGTACAGCATAGTTGGATTGCAAAGCATTCCTGATGAGTATCATTTAAGGAACTTGTCGTTTTCCCTAAAAAGAAAGAACATTCACGACTTGGGCGATTTCAGATACGTATGA
- the LOC117681315 gene encoding carbohydrate sulfotransferase 1-like isoform X1: protein MGVIIPFHYYRRRKVFITGCTIIFLFVIIFCNDKAFTYTKEYLESLKKRQSRASLGIKNSTGSGPVPVVILTYMRSGSSFCGDVLQASDDVFYLFEPLRNVQFHFRNSSAFDYLDDKKRSYTNFLDFAAIFLNDIFRCNFENLPLIFFSDRFLNKGHKSKEFVACMNKRTATNTSEIAAIRQCTPVMKRSCLTSKHIIIKTIRIPLTTLVPLAELFPNLRIVHLLRDPRATLYSQSFFGMVNKDTSQEYATMFCRRVYDDLTTAKHTSSLQSSRYFSISYEHLAKYSLETTKNLYNFLEIDFNASVVSRLENLTKAEKTCDESVLCTKSFNSSAEADEWRLSIPYSFVHTVDSVCHMLYSIVGLQSIPDEYHLRNLSFSLKRKNIHDLGDFRYV from the exons ACAAAGCGTTTACTTATACCAAAGAATATTTGGAATCATTGAAAAAACGGCAGTCTAGGGCATCGCTTGGGATTAAAAACTCGACAg GAAGTGGACCCGTGCCTGTGGTGATTTTGACGTATATGAGGAGTGGGTCGTCGTTTTGTGGGGATGTATTGCAAGCCAGCGATGACGTCTTCTATCTATTTGAACCACTGAGGAatgttcaatttcattttagaaATAGCAGTGCTTTTGATTACCTTGACGACAAAAAGag gTCATACAcaaattttcttgattttgcagcaatatttctGAATGATATATTTAGATGTAATTTCGAAAATCTGCCTCTCATTTTCTTCTCTGATCGGTTTTTGAACAAAGGGCATAAATCAAAGGAATTTGTTGCATGCATGAATAAAAGAACTGCAACCAATACCAGTGAAATTGCAGCAATAAGGCAATGTACCCCGGTGATGAAACGTAGCTGTCTGACCTCCAAACAcataattatcaaaacaatACGCATTCCTTTGACAACTTTGGTTCCTCTTGCAGAATTATTTCCAAACTTAAGGATAGTTCATCTCTTACGAGATCCACGAGCGACATTATATTCTCAGTCTTTCTTCGGTATGGTGAATAAGGATACCTCTCAAGAATATGCCACGATGTTTTGCCGTCGAGTATACGATGATCTTACTACAGCGAAACACACTTCATCATTACAGTCAAGtcgttatttttcaatttcGTACGAACATTTGGCCAAATATTCGCTCGAGACGACCAAAAATCTTTacaattttcttgaaattgatTTCAACGCCAGTGTAGTATCACGACTAGAGAACTTAACAAAGGCAGAGAAAACTTGTGACGAATCAGTACTGTGTACAAAGTCCTTCAATTCCAGTGCAGAAGCCGATGAATGGCGTCTCTCTATTCCATACAGCTTTGTTCATACAGTGGACAGTGTTTGTCACATGTTGTACAGCATAGTTGGATTGCAAAGCATTCCTGATGAGTATCATTTAAGGAACTTGTCGTTTTCCCTAAAAAGAAAGAACATTCACGACTTGGGCGATTTCAGATACGTATGA